From Papaver somniferum cultivar HN1 unplaced genomic scaffold, ASM357369v1 unplaced-scaffold_10903, whole genome shotgun sequence:
TGTGATAATTACTGGTTGTGGTTTagctaatcaaaatcatttttatttatgTCATGCAGAAAATGAGCACAAAGTTTGGCGATTTGTTAGCATTCAGTGGTCCAGCACCGGAGAGAATTAACGGCAGACTTGCCATGATTGGGTTTGTTGCTGCTATGGGAGTAGAAGTTGCTAGAGGTACTGACGTCGCAGCACAATTGGCTGATGGAGGACTTCCATGGTTTGTAATAACCAGTGTTGTGCTATCAGTGGCCTCTCTTATACCGTTGTCTCAAGGCGTCAGTGTTGAATCAAAATCAGATGGGTTGATGTCTTCAAGTGCTGAAATGTGGAACGGTAGAGCTGCAATGTTGGGTTTGGTTGCATTAGTGCTTACTGAGGTTGCCAAAGGTGGAGCTctaatttaattttcattttaatttaCTAGGCCCTGTAAATGTTTTTGATCAACATATATATAAATGAAAGAAAGACAAAGATGCAAAGAGAAACAACACTTGTTCATTTTTATTAACCTGTTAAACTTCTGCAACAAGTAGTGTGTTAAAGTTATATACCAGTATATAGGATTAGCATTAATTAGTTAATCATTTTTTATATtgatttcaaaacttttttttgg
This genomic window contains:
- the LOC113328485 gene encoding early light-induced protein, chloroplastic-like yields the protein MQKMSTKFGDLLAFSGPAPERINGRLAMIGFVAAMGVEVARGTDVAAQLADGGLPWFVITSVVLSVASLIPLSQGVSVESKSDGLMSSSAEMWNGRAAMLGLVALVLTEVAKGGALI